A stretch of Equus caballus isolate H_3958 breed thoroughbred chromosome 11, TB-T2T, whole genome shotgun sequence DNA encodes these proteins:
- the SREBF1 gene encoding sterol regulatory element-binding protein 1 isoform X2 → MDCTFEDMLQLINNQDSDFPGLFDPPYAGGRAGGTDPASPDVSSPGSLSPSPAMMSSPLEGFLGGPKATPPPLSPPPPAPTPLKMYPSVPAFSPGPGIKEEPVPLTVLQPATPQPLPGGLLPQSFSAPAPPQFSSAPVLGYPSPSGGFSTGSPPGSTLQPLPGLPLASLPAVPPGSLQTQVQNTAPQQLLTATATPTVAPGTTTVTSQIQQVPVLLQPHFIKAESLLLTTVKTDVGATVKAASISSLAPGTAVQTGPLQTLVSGGTILATVPLVVDPDKLPINRLAAGGKAPGSAQSRGEKRTAHNAIEKRYRSSINDKIVELKDLVVGTEAKLNKSAVLRKAIDYIRFLQQSNQKLKQENLSLRTAAHKSKSLKNLASACSRGGNTDTPMEGMKPEVVDTLSPPPSDDGSPSRSSPLSLGSRSSGSRSSGSDSEPDSPVFEDSQVKPEQLPSPHSRGMLDRSRLALCTLVFLCLSCNPLASLLGSWGLPGTSDATSMNHRPGRNMLGTEGRGRTDGPGWSPWLLPPLIWLTNGLLVLVSLTLLFVYGEPVTRPHSGPAVRFWRHRKQADLDLARGDFAQATQQLWLALRALGRPLPTSHLDLACSLLWNLIRHLLQRLWVGRWLAGRAGGLQRDCALQADARASAREAALVYHQLHQLHTMGKYSGGPLAAASLALSAVNLGECAGDAVSTATLAEIYVAAALRVKTSLPRALHFLTGIFLSGARQACLAQSGSVPLAMQWLCHPVGHRFFVDGDWAVCGAPRESLYSVAGNPVDPLAQVTQLFREHLLERALNCVAQPNPSPGSADGDREFSDALGYLQLLNSCSDAAGTPACSFSISSSMATTTGTDPVAKWWASLTAVVTHWLRQDEEAAERLYPLVEHLPRALQESERPLPRAALHSFKAARALLGRGKADSGPASLALCEKASGYLQDSLATTPAGNSIDKAMQLLLCDLLLVARTSLWRRQQLPAPAQASQGPGSGAQASALELHGFQRDLSGLRRLAQSFRPAMRRVFLHEATARLMAGASPTRTHQLLDRSLRRRAGPCGKGGAAAELEPRPTRRERAEALLLASCYLPPGFLSAPGQRVGMLAEAARTLEKLGDRRLLHDCQQMLLRLGGGTTVTTG, encoded by the exons ATGGACTGCACGTTCGAAG ACATGCTTCAGCTCATCAACAACCAGGACAGCGACTTCCCTGGCCTGTTTGACCCCCCCTATGctgggggcagagcaggaggcacAGACCCTGCCAGTCCCGATGTCAGCTCCCCGGGCAGCTTATCGCCATCTCCTGCCATGATGAGCTCCCCACTTGAAGGCTTCCTGGGAGGACCCAAGGCGACACCTCCCCCCttatcccctcccccacctgcacCGACCCCACTGAAGATGTACCCATCTGTGCCTGCGTTCTCCCCCGGCCCTGGTATCAAGGAGGAGCCAGTGCCACTGACTGTCCTACAGCCCGCCACTCCACAGCCCCTGCCAGGGGGCCTCCTGCCCCAGAGCTtttctgccccagccccaccGCAGTTCAGCTCTGCCCCTGTGCTGGGCTATCCCAGCCCTTCTGGAGGCTTCTCCACAG GGAGCCCTCCAGGGAGCACCCTGCAGCCACTGCCTGGCCTGCCGCTGGCTTCCCTGCCAGCGGTCCCGCCCGGCTCCTTGCAAACCCAGGTCCAGAACACGGCTCCCCAACAGCTGTTGACGGCCACAGCCACCCCCACAGTGGCCCCTGGAACAACCACTGTGACCTCGCAGATCCAGCAGGTCCCG GTCCTGCTGCAGCCGCACTTCATCAAGGCAGAGTCACTGCTCCTGACGACCGTGAAAACAGACGTGGGAGCCACTGTGAAGGCAGCGAGTATCAGCTCCCTGGCCCCTGGCACAGCCGTGCAGACAGGGCCTTTACAG ACCCTGGTGAGTGGCGGAACCATCCTAGCGACAGTGCCACTAGTCGTGGACCCTGACAAGCTGCCCATCAACCGGCTGGCAGCCGGTGGCAAGGCCCCTGGCTCAGCCCAGAGCCGTGGCGAGAAGCGCACAGCCCACAATGCCATCGAGAAACGCTACCGCTCCTCCATCAATGACAAGATTGTCGAGCTCAAAGACCTGGTGGTGGGCACTGAGGCAAAG CTGAATAAATCTGCTGTCTTGCGCAAGGCCATCGACTACATCCGCTTCCTACAACAGAGCAACCAGAAACTCAAGCAGGAGAACCTGAGTCTGCGCACTGCTGCCCACAAAAGCA AATCTCTGAAGAACCTGGCGTCAGCCTGCAGCCGTGGAGGAAACACGGACACGCCCATGGAGGGCATGAAGCCTGAAGTGGTGGACACGCTGAGCCCGCCCCCCTCCGACGATGGCTCGCCCTCCCGGAGCAGCCCCTTGTCTCTTGGCAGCAGGAGCAGTGGCAGCAGGAGCAGCGGCAGTGACTCGGAACCCGACAGCCCCGTCTTCGAGGACAGCCAG GTGAAGCCAGAACAGCTGCCGTCCCCCCACAGCCGGGGCATGCTGGACCGCTCCCGCCTGGCCCTGTGCACACTCgtcttcctctgcctctcctgTAACCCCTTGGCGTCTCTGCTGGGCAGCTGGGGTCTCCCTGGCACCTCGGATGCCACCAGCATGAACCACCGTCCTGGGCGCAACATGTTGGGCACTGAGGGCAGAGGTAGGACAG ATGGCCCTGGCTGGTCCCCGTGGCTGCTGCCCCCCCTGATCTGGCTGACTAATGGGCTGCTGGTGCTAGTCTCTTTAACGCTTCTCTTTGTCTACGGAGAACCAGTCACACGGCCCCATTCAGGCCCCGCCGTGCGCTTCTGGAGGCATCGCAAGCAGGCTGACCTGGACCTGGCCCGG GGGGACTTTGCCCAGGCCACCCAGCAGCTGTGGTTGGCCCTACGGGCTCTGGGCCGACCCCTGCCTACCTCCCACCTGGACCTGGCCTGTAGCCTGCTCTGGAACCTCATCCGCCACCTGCTGCAGCGTCTCTGGGTGGGCCGTTGGCTGGCAGGCCGGGCAGggggcctgcaaagagactgtgcTCTGCAGGCAGACGCCCGCGCCAGTGCCCGAGAGGCAGCCCTGGTCTACCACCAGCTGCACCAGCTGCACACTATGG GGAAGTACTCAGGCGGGCCCCTCGCTGCCGCCAGCCTGGCGCTGAGTGCCGTGAACCTGGGGGAGTGTGCAGGGGACGCCGTGTCCACGGCCACACTGGCTGAGATCTATGTGGCGGCTGCACTGAGGGTCAAGACCAGTCTCCCACGGGCCTTGCATTTTCTGACA GGCATCTTCCTGAGCGGCGCCCGCCAggcctgcctggcacagagtggctCAGTGCCTCTTGCCATGCAGTGGCTCTGCCACCCTGTGGGCCACCGTTTCTTCGTGGATGGGGACTGGGCCGTGTGCGGTGCCCCACGGGAGAGCCTGTACAGCGTGGCCGGGAACCCAG TGGACCCCCTGGCCCAGGTGACTCAGCTATTCCGTGAACATCTCTTGGAGCGGGCGCTGAATTGTGTGGCCCAGCCCAACCCCAGCCCTGGATCGGCTGATGGGGACAG GGAATTCTCAGACGCCCTCGGGTATCTGCAGCTGCTGAACAGCTGTTCTGATGCTGCTGGGACTCCggcctgcagcttctccatcagctcCAGCATGGCCACCACCACTG GCACAGACCCGGTGGCCAAATGGTGGGCCTCGCTGACAGCTGTGGTGACCCACTGGCTGCGGCAGGATGAGGAGGCGGCCGAGCGGCTGTACCCGCTGGTGGAACACCTGCCCCGTGCCCTGCAGGAGTCTGA GAGACCCCTGCCCAGGGCAGCTCTGCACTCCTTCAAGGCTGCCCGGGCCCTGCTGGGCCGCGGGAAGGCAGACTCTGGCCCGGCGAGCCTGGCCCTCTGTGAGAAGGCTAGTGGGTACCTGCAGGACAGCCTGGCTACCACACCAGCTGGCAACTCCATTGACAAG GCCATGCAGCTGCTCCTGTGTGACCTGCTCCTTGTGGCACGCACTAGCCTGTGGCGGCGGCAGCAGCTGCCCGCACCAGCCCAGGCCTCCCAGGGTCCGGGCAGCGGGGCCCAGGCCTCTGCCCTCGAGCTGCATGGTTTCCAACGGGACCTGAGCGGCCTGAGGCGTCTGGCACAGAGCTTCCGGCCTGCTATGCGGAGG GTGTTCCTCCATGAAGCCACGGCCCGGCTgatggcaggggccagccccacacggACACACCAGCTCCTGGACCGCAGTctgaggaggagggcaggcccCTGCGGCAAAGGAG GCGCGGCGGCGGAGTTGGAGCCGCGGCCCACGCGGCGGGAGCGCGCGGAGGCTCTGCTGCTGGCGTCCTGCTACCTGCCGCCCGGATTCCTGTCGGCGCCCGGGCAGCGCGTGGGCATGCTGGCCGAGGCGGCGCGCACGCTCGAGAAGCTCGGCGATCGCCGGCTGCTGCACGACTGCCAGCAGATGCTCCTGCGCCTGGGCGGCGGGACCACCGTCACCACCGGCTAG
- the SREBF1 gene encoding sterol regulatory element-binding protein 1 isoform X4 — MLQLINNQDSDFPGLFDPPYAGGRAGGTDPASPDVSSPGSLSPSPAMMSSPLEGFLGGPKATPPPLSPPPPAPTPLKMYPSVPAFSPGPGIKEEPVPLTVLQPATPQPLPGGLLPQSFSAPAPPQFSSAPVLGYPSPSGGFSTGSPPGSTLQPLPGLPLASLPAVPPGSLQTQVQNTAPQQLLTATATPTVAPGTTTVTSQIQQVPVLLQPHFIKAESLLLTTVKTDVGATVKAASISSLAPGTAVQTGPLQTLVSGGTILATVPLVVDPDKLPINRLAAGGKAPGSAQSRGEKRTAHNAIEKRYRSSINDKIVELKDLVVGTEAKLNKSAVLRKAIDYIRFLQQSNQKLKQENLSLRTAAHKSKSLKNLASACSRGGNTDTPMEGMKPEVVDTLSPPPSDDGSPSRSSPLSLGSRSSGSRSSGSDSEPDSPVFEDSQVKPEQLPSPHSRGMLDRSRLALCTLVFLCLSCNPLASLLGSWGLPGTSDATSMNHRPGRNMLGTEGRDGPGWSPWLLPPLIWLTNGLLVLVSLTLLFVYGEPVTRPHSGPAVRFWRHRKQADLDLARGDFAQATQQLWLALRALGRPLPTSHLDLACSLLWNLIRHLLQRLWVGRWLAGRAGGLQRDCALQADARASAREAALVYHQLHQLHTMGKYSGGPLAAASLALSAVNLGECAGDAVSTATLAEIYVAAALRVKTSLPRALHFLTGIFLSGARQACLAQSGSVPLAMQWLCHPVGHRFFVDGDWAVCGAPRESLYSVAGNPVDPLAQVTQLFREHLLERALNCVAQPNPSPGSADGDREFSDALGYLQLLNSCSDAAGTPACSFSISSSMATTTGTDPVAKWWASLTAVVTHWLRQDEEAAERLYPLVEHLPRALQESERPLPRAALHSFKAARALLGRGKADSGPASLALCEKASGYLQDSLATTPAGNSIDKAMQLLLCDLLLVARTSLWRRQQLPAPAQASQGPGSGAQASALELHGFQRDLSGLRRLAQSFRPAMRRVFLHEATARLMAGASPTRTHQLLDRSLRRRAGPCGKGGAAAELEPRPTRRERAEALLLASCYLPPGFLSAPGQRVGMLAEAARTLEKLGDRRLLHDCQQMLLRLGGGTTVTTG; from the exons ATGCTTCAGCTCATCAACAACCAGGACAGCGACTTCCCTGGCCTGTTTGACCCCCCCTATGctgggggcagagcaggaggcacAGACCCTGCCAGTCCCGATGTCAGCTCCCCGGGCAGCTTATCGCCATCTCCTGCCATGATGAGCTCCCCACTTGAAGGCTTCCTGGGAGGACCCAAGGCGACACCTCCCCCCttatcccctcccccacctgcacCGACCCCACTGAAGATGTACCCATCTGTGCCTGCGTTCTCCCCCGGCCCTGGTATCAAGGAGGAGCCAGTGCCACTGACTGTCCTACAGCCCGCCACTCCACAGCCCCTGCCAGGGGGCCTCCTGCCCCAGAGCTtttctgccccagccccaccGCAGTTCAGCTCTGCCCCTGTGCTGGGCTATCCCAGCCCTTCTGGAGGCTTCTCCACAG GGAGCCCTCCAGGGAGCACCCTGCAGCCACTGCCTGGCCTGCCGCTGGCTTCCCTGCCAGCGGTCCCGCCCGGCTCCTTGCAAACCCAGGTCCAGAACACGGCTCCCCAACAGCTGTTGACGGCCACAGCCACCCCCACAGTGGCCCCTGGAACAACCACTGTGACCTCGCAGATCCAGCAGGTCCCG GTCCTGCTGCAGCCGCACTTCATCAAGGCAGAGTCACTGCTCCTGACGACCGTGAAAACAGACGTGGGAGCCACTGTGAAGGCAGCGAGTATCAGCTCCCTGGCCCCTGGCACAGCCGTGCAGACAGGGCCTTTACAG ACCCTGGTGAGTGGCGGAACCATCCTAGCGACAGTGCCACTAGTCGTGGACCCTGACAAGCTGCCCATCAACCGGCTGGCAGCCGGTGGCAAGGCCCCTGGCTCAGCCCAGAGCCGTGGCGAGAAGCGCACAGCCCACAATGCCATCGAGAAACGCTACCGCTCCTCCATCAATGACAAGATTGTCGAGCTCAAAGACCTGGTGGTGGGCACTGAGGCAAAG CTGAATAAATCTGCTGTCTTGCGCAAGGCCATCGACTACATCCGCTTCCTACAACAGAGCAACCAGAAACTCAAGCAGGAGAACCTGAGTCTGCGCACTGCTGCCCACAAAAGCA AATCTCTGAAGAACCTGGCGTCAGCCTGCAGCCGTGGAGGAAACACGGACACGCCCATGGAGGGCATGAAGCCTGAAGTGGTGGACACGCTGAGCCCGCCCCCCTCCGACGATGGCTCGCCCTCCCGGAGCAGCCCCTTGTCTCTTGGCAGCAGGAGCAGTGGCAGCAGGAGCAGCGGCAGTGACTCGGAACCCGACAGCCCCGTCTTCGAGGACAGCCAG GTGAAGCCAGAACAGCTGCCGTCCCCCCACAGCCGGGGCATGCTGGACCGCTCCCGCCTGGCCCTGTGCACACTCgtcttcctctgcctctcctgTAACCCCTTGGCGTCTCTGCTGGGCAGCTGGGGTCTCCCTGGCACCTCGGATGCCACCAGCATGAACCACCGTCCTGGGCGCAACATGTTGGGCACTGAGGGCAGAG ATGGCCCTGGCTGGTCCCCGTGGCTGCTGCCCCCCCTGATCTGGCTGACTAATGGGCTGCTGGTGCTAGTCTCTTTAACGCTTCTCTTTGTCTACGGAGAACCAGTCACACGGCCCCATTCAGGCCCCGCCGTGCGCTTCTGGAGGCATCGCAAGCAGGCTGACCTGGACCTGGCCCGG GGGGACTTTGCCCAGGCCACCCAGCAGCTGTGGTTGGCCCTACGGGCTCTGGGCCGACCCCTGCCTACCTCCCACCTGGACCTGGCCTGTAGCCTGCTCTGGAACCTCATCCGCCACCTGCTGCAGCGTCTCTGGGTGGGCCGTTGGCTGGCAGGCCGGGCAGggggcctgcaaagagactgtgcTCTGCAGGCAGACGCCCGCGCCAGTGCCCGAGAGGCAGCCCTGGTCTACCACCAGCTGCACCAGCTGCACACTATGG GGAAGTACTCAGGCGGGCCCCTCGCTGCCGCCAGCCTGGCGCTGAGTGCCGTGAACCTGGGGGAGTGTGCAGGGGACGCCGTGTCCACGGCCACACTGGCTGAGATCTATGTGGCGGCTGCACTGAGGGTCAAGACCAGTCTCCCACGGGCCTTGCATTTTCTGACA GGCATCTTCCTGAGCGGCGCCCGCCAggcctgcctggcacagagtggctCAGTGCCTCTTGCCATGCAGTGGCTCTGCCACCCTGTGGGCCACCGTTTCTTCGTGGATGGGGACTGGGCCGTGTGCGGTGCCCCACGGGAGAGCCTGTACAGCGTGGCCGGGAACCCAG TGGACCCCCTGGCCCAGGTGACTCAGCTATTCCGTGAACATCTCTTGGAGCGGGCGCTGAATTGTGTGGCCCAGCCCAACCCCAGCCCTGGATCGGCTGATGGGGACAG GGAATTCTCAGACGCCCTCGGGTATCTGCAGCTGCTGAACAGCTGTTCTGATGCTGCTGGGACTCCggcctgcagcttctccatcagctcCAGCATGGCCACCACCACTG GCACAGACCCGGTGGCCAAATGGTGGGCCTCGCTGACAGCTGTGGTGACCCACTGGCTGCGGCAGGATGAGGAGGCGGCCGAGCGGCTGTACCCGCTGGTGGAACACCTGCCCCGTGCCCTGCAGGAGTCTGA GAGACCCCTGCCCAGGGCAGCTCTGCACTCCTTCAAGGCTGCCCGGGCCCTGCTGGGCCGCGGGAAGGCAGACTCTGGCCCGGCGAGCCTGGCCCTCTGTGAGAAGGCTAGTGGGTACCTGCAGGACAGCCTGGCTACCACACCAGCTGGCAACTCCATTGACAAG GCCATGCAGCTGCTCCTGTGTGACCTGCTCCTTGTGGCACGCACTAGCCTGTGGCGGCGGCAGCAGCTGCCCGCACCAGCCCAGGCCTCCCAGGGTCCGGGCAGCGGGGCCCAGGCCTCTGCCCTCGAGCTGCATGGTTTCCAACGGGACCTGAGCGGCCTGAGGCGTCTGGCACAGAGCTTCCGGCCTGCTATGCGGAGG GTGTTCCTCCATGAAGCCACGGCCCGGCTgatggcaggggccagccccacacggACACACCAGCTCCTGGACCGCAGTctgaggaggagggcaggcccCTGCGGCAAAGGAG GCGCGGCGGCGGAGTTGGAGCCGCGGCCCACGCGGCGGGAGCGCGCGGAGGCTCTGCTGCTGGCGTCCTGCTACCTGCCGCCCGGATTCCTGTCGGCGCCCGGGCAGCGCGTGGGCATGCTGGCCGAGGCGGCGCGCACGCTCGAGAAGCTCGGCGATCGCCGGCTGCTGCACGACTGCCAGCAGATGCTCCTGCGCCTGGGCGGCGGGACCACCGTCACCACCGGCTAG